A genomic stretch from Pochonia chlamydosporia 170 chromosome 4, whole genome shotgun sequence includes:
- a CDS encoding peptidase family M28 family (similar to Neosartorya fischeri NRRL 181 XP_001265072.1) encodes MRSLNPFAFRPGPVTFWTTATYLAIVISLIYVQETLPPAPSEKAWPQGVNLTDAWLDLQAITRSYHPYNSHENDVVRQYLMRRSKEILEKNGVEYTTDLTGGVPWESSYLLSAADAQKTDKVASRPRGATLFDDRISNVTYAQRDNTIGQYFEGNNFYVYIHGSEDPEGDWWTSDNLRRNAGSGSGVLVNCHFDSVATGYGATDDGMSCVSLLQILSHFTSHGRQPKNGIVLLFNNAEEDGLLGARAFGYSPLVQFCHTFVNLEGAGAGGRAMLFRTTDLETAEAYSTSPYPFGSVVAANAFERGVIKSGTDYSVFVDNFGQRGLDIAFYSPRSRYHTEEDDARHSSVDSIWHMLSAALASTESLSKSASTQFSGPRSDGRKDLVQNGRPTAGVWFDWYGRGWSAFPLRGLFAWSLTLLITTPLALFLVTFLLVRHDKWYFFTSTVDSDLDDYDGKVSVGGWKGFVRFPFALVVAGALTIGSVYLLAKVNPLIIYSSAYSVWAMMISLFYFVSWLLLRGAHFVRPSALHRGFTLMWLFVITWVLSIFAAVAEDRMNIGALYSLAFLHTFVFAALLISLLEQFALPSKQDFARQLGGEDEAEAEADALLADDGDDDAPEQENEDGEDANIAPTPTETTPLRTGEEGYGSNEQATTFASTYRRSISEPNNTANGGDEVKRSFPPYENEQAWSGRLPTWTWFIQLLLLAPLYVIVLGNLALVQTTSMAMTGTDGSSLLVPLMGVGALTILLLLPLTPFIHRVTHHVPVFLLLVFIGTLIYNLVAFPFSVNNRFKFFFQQVIDLDEGTNVVNLLGLEDFVRPVISSLPTPAGQHIKCTGSALRQSLKDCQYDASLLPPDLAHGEKLENLVSLRASKSADGKSILVSLDALNTRTCFLDTSSPIFGFSIDGGSRRDERFGSFPRDGLRHIQLWRRDWEGGWNVTLHPGGNGFSTDTKEATVQEPQVNSLDDSPSNGELKLRTADEFSVAARCLWSDANSAKTIPALHEVKQYMPTWAIVTKKSVGLVEVKKTVKVT; translated from the exons ATGAGGTCCCTCAACCCGTTTGCCTTCCGGCCCGGCCCGGTTACTTTCTGGACGACCGCCACTTATCTCGCCATTGTGATCTCCTTGATCTATGTCCAGGAAACGTTGCCGCCTGCGCCGTCCGAAAAGGCATGGCCGCAAGGTGTCAATTTGACAGACGCATGGTTGGATCTGCAAGCTATTACTAGATCATATCACCCTTACAATAGCCATGAGAATGATGTAGTTCGCCAATATCTTATGCGTCGGTCCAAGGAGattttggagaagaatggcgTCGAATACACTACAGATTTAACAGGTGGTGTACCGTGGGAAAGCAG CTACCTGTTGTCGGCTGCGGATGCACAAAAGACCGACAAAGTTGCGAGCCGGCCTCGCGGAGCTACGCTGTTTGATGATCGCATTTCAAATGTGACTTATGCCCAGCGAGATAACACCATTGGACAGTACTTTGAGGGCAACAACTTTTACGTGTATATTCATGGCTCTGAGGACCCAGAGGGGGATTGGTGGACGTCTGACAACCTGAGACGAAATGCTGGAAGCGGCAGCGGAGTACTTGTGAATTGTCACTTTGACTC GGTCGCAACTGGCTACGGCGCAACTGATGATGGCATGTCATGCGTCTCGCTCCTCCAAATACTTAGCCACTTTACGTCACATGGTCGTCAACCTAAGAACGGAATTGTCCTGCTTTTCAATAatgctgaggaggatggtcTACTTGGAGCACGCGCTTTTGGATACAGCCCGCTGGTGCAATTTTGCCATACCTTTGTGAATCTGGAGGGAGCTGGAGCCGGAGGACGAGCCATGCTCTTCCGAACCACGGATCTGGAAACCGCTGAGGCTTATTCTACGAGCCCTTATCCTTTTGGATCCGTTGTAGCCGCCAATGCTTTCGAGAGGGGTGTTATTAAGAGTGGTACGGACTACTCGGTATTCGTAGATAACTTTGGCCAGCGAGGTCTCGACATTGCTTTCTATTCGCCACGTTCGCGATACCATaccgaagaagatgatgccagGCACTCTTCCGTTGACAGCATTTGGCACATGTTATCGGCCGCCCTCGCGTCTACCGAGTCACTTTCGAAGTCTGCGAGCACCCAGTTCAGCGGCCCGCGCTCTGATGGCAGAAAGGATCTGGTTCAGAATGGTCGCCCGACGGCTGGTGTTTGGTTTGATTGGTATGGGCGAGGTTGGTCCGCGTTTCCGCTTAGGGGCCTCTTTGCGTGGTCCCTGACCTTGCTTATCACTACACCGCTTGCCCTGTTCTTAGTAACATTTTTGCTGGTGCGCCACGATAAATGGTATTTCTTTACTTCGACCGTCGATTCCGATTTGGACGATTACGACGGAAAGGTATCCGTTGGGGGTTGGAAAGGGTTTGTCCGATTTCCATTTGCTCTTGTCGTTGCGGGCGCTTTGACAATTGGTTCGGTATATTTGTTGGCCAAGGTCAACCCACTGATTATATATAGTAGCGCGTATTCTGT ATGGGCTATGATGATTTCCTTGTTTTACTTTGTATCATGGTTATTGCTTCGTGGTGCTCATTTCGTTCGCCCAAGCGCGCTGCATCGTGGGTTTACCCTCATGTGGCTCTTTGTCATTACCTGGGTTCTTTCCATCTTCGCAGCCGTCGCCGAAGATCGCATGAACATTGGCGCGTTGTACTCGCTCGCCTTCCTGCACACATTTGTCTTTGCAGCCCTCTTGATTTCGCTTTTGGAGCAGTTTGCCCTTCCGAGCAAACAGGATTTCGCCAGGCAGCTAGGCGGCGAAGAcgaagccgaagccgaagccgacGCCTTACTAGCCGAtgacggcgatgatgatgctcctgagcaagaaaatgaagatggcgaggatGCAAATATCGCGCCTACTCCAACGGAGACAACACCACTGAGGACTGGTGAAGAGGGGTATGGGTCTAACGAGCAAGCCACTACTTTTGCCAGCACCTACCGGAGATCCATATCAGAACCGAATAATACAGCCAACGGTGGCGACGAAGTTAAGCGCAGCTTTCCACCCTACGAAAACGAACAAGCATGGTCTGGCCGATTGCCAACCTGGACTTGGTTTATTCAGCTCCTACTGCTCGCTCCATTGTATGTTATCGTGCTGGGCAATCTTGCGCTAGTACAAACCACGTCAATGGCTATGACGGGTACAGACGGTAGCAGCTTGCTTGTTCCGCTCATGGGAGTTGGCGCCTTGACGatcctgcttctccttccacTCACACCGTTTATTCACCGAGTCACCCACCATGTCCCAgtgtttcttcttttggtCTTCATCGGAACGCTCATTTACAACTTAGTTGCCTTCCCGTTCTCCGTTAACAACCGCTTTAAGTTTTTCTTCCAGCAAGTCATCGATCTGGATGAAGGCACAAATGTTGTCAACCTGTTAGGACTTGAAGATTTCGTGCGACCCGTTATCAGCTCCCTGCCTACTCCAGCTGGACAGCACATCAAGTGTACTGGGTCAGCTTTGCGCCAGAGTTTGAAGGATTGTCAATACGATGCATCGCTGTTGCCCCCAGATTTGGCACATGGAGAGAAACTAGAAAATCTAGTGTCTCTGCGAGCCTCCAAATCTGCAGATGGCAAGTCAATCCTTGTGAGTCTTGACGCACTGAACACTCGGACTTGCTTCCTCGACACGTCGTCCCCAATCTTTGGCTTTTCTATAGATGGTGGCAGTAGGAGAGATGAACGATTCGGCTCATTCCCCCGTGATGGTCTTCGACACATCCAACTCTGGAGACGTGACTGGGAAGGCGGTTGGAATGTAACACTCCACCCAGGCGGAAACGGGTTTTCTACAGACACGAAGGAAGCCACAGTTCAGGAACCCCAGGTCAACAGCCTGGACGACAGCCCCAGCAATGGCGAGCTCAAGCTTCGAACGGCCGATGAGTTCTCAGTGGCGGCCAGGTGTCTCTGGTCAGATGCCAATAGCGCCAAGACGATTCCTGCACTTCATGAAGTGAAGCAGTACATGCCAACGTGGGCAATTGTGACGAAGAAGTCGGTTGGCCTTgtggaggtgaagaagacTGTCAAGGTGACCTAA
- a CDS encoding aldo/keto reductase (similar to microsporum gypseum CBS 118893 XP_003176662.1) — protein MGGHVNVMDDVLISNLPPAYLRSALRTLLSQGPINQRPFVEHIRARLEETPPPLTEPSKLFPSPGTSSPECVDFLALTRCVFSSKLAGESLAYLSHFVNSIIQAHASWTPKSPLSQNLDKFAGDAVQAMQALKESAPEKSPKLREDLQALLASFSSCQTYCTNSKLQYPFSRADRQVRDTLQLFFPDTAIQSLPSNADRITVTLPPDSAIETFTLGNRQLPRLFNGLWQLSSPAFGVGNSDQQQQKLIKLVEAGLVAADMADHYGDAELVYGEFRNSLPPDIQPEIYAATKWCVFKPINTRVTTEYVLAAVKERCRRLGGRVDLLQFHWYDYEAKEYLEILHELIGITKSHPELLSAVGLCNFDAEHTEEICKYLIDRTGEVGIVSNQVQFSPIDTRPLMGMTQVCERYNLKLLTYGSLCGGLLTEKWLNQPPPDIYSPSNPLNPSQRKYLDMISHWGTWQEFQSLLSTLSLLATKYSVSIADVASRWVLQQPSVGAILVGTRLGISDRCADALKVFGWNLSNVDIMAIDAFAHGKGGEKLGAVYQKIGDCGQEYRGMRA, from the exons ATGGGTGGCCACGT CAACGTAATGGACGATGTCCTCATATCAAACT TACCACCCGCCTACCTCCGTTCCGCCCTCCGAACCCTCCTCTCCCAGGGTCCCATAAACCAGCGCCCCTTCGTCGAACACATCCGAGCCCGCCTCGAAGAAACGCCGCCCCCCCTCACAGAACCTTCCAAACTGTTTCCATCCCCTGGCACTTCGTCCCCCGAATGCGTCGATTTCCTCGCCCTAACAAGATGTGTATTCTCTTCGAAGCTCGCCGGCGAGTCTCTAGCCTA CTTATCACACTTTGTCAACTCCATCATCCAAGCACACGCTTCATGGACACCTAAATCACCACTGTCACAGAACCTAGATAAATTCGCGGGTGACGCCGTGCAGGCCATGCAAGCCCTGAAGGAGTCTGCCCCGGAGAAGAGTCCCAAACTCAGAGAAGATCTCCAGGCTCTACTGGCCAGCTTCTCATCCTGCCAGACCTACTGTACGAATTCAAAGTTGCAGTATCCCTTTTCAAGGGCAGATCGTCAAGTCCGAGATACACTGCAGTTATTCTTTCCTGATACCGCTATTCAATCCCTCCCCAGTAATGCGGATCGCATCACGGTTACGTTACCGCCCGACAGTGCAATCGAGACATTCACACTTGGGAATCGACAGCTACCCAGGTTGTTCAACGGGCTATGGCAACTATCTTCTCCTGCCTTCGGGGTAGGCAACTctgaccaacagcaacaaaagctcatcaagctcGTGGAGGCGGGTCTCGTCGCAGCCGACATGGCAGACCATTAT GGTGACGCAGAGTTAGTATACGGCGAGTTTCGCAATAGTCTCCCTCCAGATATCCAGCCGGAAATATACGCCGCCACAAAATGGTGCGTTTTCAAACCGATCAACACGCGCGTCACTACAGAATATGTCCTAGCAGCTGTGAAGGAACGGTGCAGACGACTAGGTGGACGGGTGGACCTGCTTCAGTTCCACTGGTACGAT TACGAAGCAAAGGAGTATCTCGAGATCCTACATGAATTAATCGGCATTACGAAATCCCACCCGGAGCTCCTATCGGCCGTGGGGCTCTGCAACTTTGACGCAGAGCACACGGAGGAGATTTGCAAATACTTGATAGATCGTACGGGTGAAGTGGGCATTGTATCGAATCAAGTTCAG TTTTCGCCAATTGATACCCGGCCGTTGATGGGCATGACTCAAGTTTGTGAGCGGTATAATCTTAAACTACTCACCTATGGATCACTT TGCGGCGGACTCCTCACGGAGAAATGGCTCAACCAACCCCCACCTGATATATACTCCCCGTCTAACCCGCTGAACCCTTCACAGCGGAAATACCTCGACATGATCAGCCACTGGGGCACATGGCAGGAGTTCCAGTCCCTACTGAGCACACTGTCTCTTCTCGCGACTAAATACAGCGTTAGCATCGCAGACGTAGCAAGTAGATGGGTATTGCAGCAGCCCTCCGTTGGTGCCATCCTCGTGGGGACAAGATTGGGCATCTCGGATCGGTGTGCGGACGCACTTAAAGTGTTTGGGTGGAACTTGAGCAATGTTGATATCATGGCCATCGATGCATTTGCGCATGGTAAGGGCGGAGAAAAATTGGGTGCTGTGTACCAGAAGATTGGTGACTGTGGACAGGAATACAGAGGGATGCGCGCATAA
- a CDS encoding extracellular membrane protein, CFEM domain-containing protein (similar to Metarhizium robertsii ARSEF 23 XP_007820719.1), whose translation MKFVAVAAVAMAALASAQNRNEIPSCALPCLDDSVKKVTSCSTSDFACICKKENFSKVQGDATSCVISKCGADKAVSEVLPATQKLCDEAAKGGNSAPASQSSEKPTETQAPTGKPTETAMPTESAPATTDCPTTMTSAPSPTGNGTAPATSAPVTAGAAGFAPIGGLAMLAIGALAL comes from the exons atgaagttcgTCGCTGTCGCCGCTGTCGCCATGGCCGCTCTGGCCTCTGCCCAGAACCGCAACGAGATCCCCTCTTGCGCTCTTCCCTGCCTTGACGACTCCGTCAAGAAGGTCACTTCTTGCTCCACCTCTGACTTTGCTTGCATCTGCAAGAAGGAGAACTTCTCCAAGGTCCAGGGTGATGCTACCTCTTGCGTCATCTCCAAGTGCGGTGCCGACAAGGCCGTCA GCGAGGTTCTCCCCGCAACCCAGAAGCTCTGCGATGAGGCTGCTAAGGGTGGCAACTCTGCTCCTGCTTCTCAGTCCTCCGAGAAGCCTACTGAGACTCAGGCTCCTACTGGCAAGCCCACCGAGACTGCCATGCCTACCGAGTCTGCTCCCGCCACCACTGACTGCCCTACCACCATGACTTCCGCTCCTTCTCCTACCGGCAACGGCACTGCTCCCGCCACCTCTGCCCCCGTCACTGCCGGTGCCGCTGGCTTCGCCCCCATTGGTGGCCTTGCCATGCTCGCCATCGGTGCTCTGGCTCTGTAA
- a CDS encoding glutathione s-transferase (similar to Colletotrichum gloeosporioides Nara gc5 XP_007280952.1), with amino-acid sequence MAGDDGSPRLTVFRGSPPKNAYVWSPFVIKLEARLRFSGVSYSLGGGSPPSAPKGKIPYVESTDSDGVASKLGDSTLIIRNLVDVGTLPDVNTTLSPAQRAHDLAIRALLEDKVYFYGTREKWWDNYDEMRNNVLAAVPWPLQIVVGWMAYRAISKGLYQQGTGRLTDEEVQLFKEEVWDSLNALLTESIKTSSRQKSKTNDDDAPFWVLGGPEYTEADAAVYGFIVGALVCTAAPETAKIVRSYPTIIDYAERIHTRYFPDYERWM; translated from the exons ATGGCAGGCGACGACGGTAGCCCACGGCTCACGGTATTCCGCGGTTCACCACCCAAAAACGCGTACGTTTGGTCGCCATTTGTTAtcaagctcgaggcgaggCTACGATTCAGCGGCGTTTCCTACAGCCTCGGAGGAGGCTCGCCTCCATCCGCACCCAAGGGCAAGATTCCATACGTCGAGTCTACCGACTCCGATGGTGTAGcaagcaaacttggcgatTCCACCCTCATTATTCGGAATCTCGTCGACGTTGGCACGCTGCCGGACGTGAATACCACGCTATCGCCAGCACAGCGAGCGCACGACCTCGCGATTCGCGCGCTGTTGGAAGATAAGGTGTACTTTTACGGCACGCGCGAGAAATGGTGGGATAACTACGACGAGATGCGAAATAATGTGCTCGCGGCCGTGCCGTGGCCTCTACAGATTGTGGTCGGGTGGATGGCGTATCGCGCCATTTCCAAGGGCCTATATCAGCAGGGCACAGGCCGTCTGACCGACGAGGAAGTGCAGCTGTTCAAGGAAGAAGTCTGGGATAGCTTGAATGCGCTCTTGACCGAGTCAATCAAGACCAGTAGCCGTCAAAAGAGCAAGAccaacgatgatgatgcgccGTTTTGGGTGTTGGGGGGACCAGAGTATACCGAGGCAGATGCAGCCGTTTACGGCTTCATTGTAGGTGCTCTGGTTTGCACCGC TGCCCCTGAGACGGCCAAAATTGTGCGAAGCTATCCGACTATAATTGACTACGCGGAGAGAATCCACACTCGATATTTCCCCGATTATGAGAGATGGATGTAG
- a CDS encoding NAD binding Rossmann fold oxidoreductase (similar to Cordyceps militaris CM01 XP_006668079.1), whose translation MASKTFNVGVVGYGMSAKVFHIPFITTTPQLKLHSIVQRSPKEGNSAPQDHPSAKHYTDVNQLLADPEVDVVVVTTPPDNHFQLTKSVLQAGKHVLTEKPFVPTSAEAEQLIAIAKENKRLICVYQNRRWDTDFLLVKHLVENDTLGRVVEFNSHFDRYRATAPANWKGELGIPSGGSALFDLGTHLIDQAYVLFGMPQAVHGRTLSQRAGKPDYFNPDAVSAELTYPDGKLVNIRISVLSVETVQPRFWVRGYKGSFHKVGLDPQEDQLKAGEKPTAAGFGVDKPENMRLVLVDDDGKMREEKVPVLKPETYMTFYNAFGKALESGKEEDVPVKASEARDVLRIIEAVLESAKTGKDIVFG comes from the exons ATGGCAAGCAAAACATTCAACGTCGGTGTCGTTGGTTATGG CATGTCCGCCAAAGTCTTCCACATCcccttcatcaccacaaccCCCCAACTCAAACTACACAGCATCGTCCAACGATCCCCCAAAGAAGGCAACTCCGCGCCGCAAGACCACCCCTCCGCCAAACACTACACAGACGTAAACCAGCTCCTCGCCGACCCCGAGGTagacgtcgtcgtcgtcaccaCCCCTCCCGACAACCACTTCCAGCTCACCAAGTCGGTCCTCCAAGCGGGCAAGCACGTCCTCACCGAGAAGCCCTTTGTCCCAACGTCCGCCGAGGCCGAGCAGCTCATCGCCATagccaaggagaacaagCGCCTCATCTGCGTGTACCAGAACCGCCGATGGGACACcgacttcctcctcgtcaagcaCCTGGTCGAGAACGACACGCTCGGCCGCGTCGTCGAGTTCAACTCCCACTTTGACCGGTACCGCGCCACCGCGCCCGCAAACTGGAAGGGCGAGCTGGGGATCCCCTCTGGCGGAAGCGCCCTGTTCGACCTGGGCACCCACCTCATCGACCAGGCGTACGTGCTGTTTGGCATGCCGCAGGCTGTTCATGGACGGACGCTGTCCCAGCGTGCTGGAAAGCCGGACTACTTCAACCCGGATGCCGTTTCTGCTGAGCTCACGTACCCGGACGGgaagctcgtcaacattCGTATCAGTGTTTTGAGCGTGGAGACGGTGCAGCCGCGGTTCTGGGTTCGTGGATACAAGGGCAGCTTTCACAAGGTCGGACTCGACCCGCAGGAGGATCAGCTCAAGGCGGGCGAGAAGCCCACTGCCGCGGGCTTCGGTGTCGATAAGCCTGAGAATATGCGCCTAGtgcttgttgatgacgatggaAAGATGAGGGAGGAGAAGGTGccggtgttgaagcctgAGACGTACATGACGTTTTATAATGCCTTCGGGAAAGCGCTTGAGAGCGGGAAGGAGGAGGACGTTCCTGTCAAGGCTTCTGAGGCGAGGGATGTATTGCGTATCATTGAGGCTGTTTTGGAGAGTGCAAAGACTGGCAAGGATATTGTCTTTGGTTAA
- a CDS encoding lysophospholipase precursor (similar to Aspergillus terreus NIH2624 XP_001214505.1) — protein sequence MAIRSQLSLLLAAATALAPAQVAAAVAEPPTSWDLDAAPNCMFPTTSSRGSGHNTRRRHHTPRSTSGIIANAFYPSLADLPHQYSPSESADVIRDTYLINRATNQSPKGYAPSPVNCPKTRPKVRDGSSLSSQEKEWIPKRRNETVTPIRKFLKRIAIPNFDSDAYLKNATSDPTALPNIGLAVSGGGYRAMLNGAGAVAAWDSRSTGSETKGNLGGLLQSATYISGLSGGSWLVGSMYTNNFTSVQDAVNAPEIWQFDDSILKGPQQYSLLQYYREILDDVEAKDNAGFDRSITDYWGRMLSYQLINATNGGPGYTFSSIANDPDFSSGKNPLPFIIADGRAPGQKIIASNSTIFEFSPWEFGSFDPSLQGFIPLQYVGSNFTNGSIPDKEKCIVGFDNAGFVMGTSSSLFNQIVLYIKDGNSRYVPDDIPKFIVEALTSFLNTLGDKSNDIADWTPNPFKGWNTANNPSANETRLTLVDGGEDLQNVPYHPHLFRERNVDVVFSIDSSADTDSSWPDGASAIASYERSLQSSISNGTGFPPVPGKDTFINLGLNTKPVFFGCNSSNLTTPSPLIVYIPNYPYIYQSNISTFQMAIKSDERDAIIQNGWAVATQLNSTRDSDWAVCVGCAMLARSFERTKTTVPDKCRQCFTHYCWNGTLNETKPAPYVPNLYGKPILTKSSDAASQGLSTMMTTMGLFVMAVTAFNL from the exons ATGGCCATCCGAAGTCAACTGTCGCTGCTGCTAGCCGCAGCGACGGCGCTTGCTCCCGCCCAAGTTGCGGCAGCCGTTGCTGAACCACCAACATCCTGGGATCTCGATGCAGCTCCAAATTGTATGTTTCCAACAACGTCGTCTCGAGGCAGCGGCCACAACACCAGACGCCGCCATCACACGCCTCGAAGCACAAGCGGCATCATTGCTAACGCTTTCTACCCTTCTCTTGCAGATTTACCTCACCAATATAGCCCTTCCGAATCTGCAGACGTTATCCGCGACACATACCTCATCAATAGAGCCACAAATCAATCACCAAAGGGATATGCGCCGTCCCCAGTCAACTGCCCCAAAACCCGTCCAAAAGTGCGAGATGGCAGCAGTCTGTCGTCACAGGAAAAGGAATGGATTCCGAAGCGCCGAAACGAGACCGTTACGCCGATTCGCAAATTCTTGAAGCGCATTGCCATTCCCAACTTCGACAGCGACGCCTATCTCAAGAATGCGACGAGCGACCCGACCGCGCTGCCAAACATTGGATTGGCTGTCTCTGGAGGCGGTTACCGCGCCATGCTGAACGGCGCCGGTGCTGTCGCTGCGTGGGATAGTCGGTCGACAGGCAGTGAGACCAAGGGCAACTTGGGCGGCTTGCTTCAGAGTGCAACATATATTTCTGGTCTCTCTGGTGGTAGTTGGCTGGTGGGTAGCATGTATACCAACAACTTTACCTCAGTTCAGGACGCCGTCAATGCGCCGGAAATCTGGCAGTTTGACGACTCCATCCTCAAGG GTCCCCAGCAGTACAGTCTGTTGCAATACTATAGAGAGATTCTTGACGACGTAGAGGCCAAGGATAATGCAGGCTTCGACCGTTCCATCACCGACTATTGGGGCCGTATGCTTTCTTATCAGCTCATCAATGCAACCAACGGCGGTCCTGGATATACATTCtcctccatcgccaacgaCCCGGATTTCTCATCCGGGAAGAACCCGCTTCCGTTCATCATTGCCGACGGTCGCGCCCCTGGACAAAAGATTATTGCGTCCAACTCGACCATTTTTGAGTTTTCGCCTTGGGAGTTCGGCTCCTTTGACCCGTCTCTTCAGGGCTTCATCCCGCTTCAGTACGTCGGCTCAAATTTCACCAACGGTTCAATTCCCGACAAGGAGAAGTGCATCGTTGGCTTTGACAATGCTGGATTCGTCATGGGCACCTCAAGTAGTTTATTCAACCAGATCGTCCTCTATATCAAGGACGGCAACAGCAGATATGTCCCAGATGACATTCCCAAGTTCATCGTCGAGGCTCTAACCTCCTTCTTGAACACTCTCGGCGACAAAAGCAACGACATTGCAGACTGGACGCCCAACCCGTTCAAGGGCTGGAACACGGCCAACAACCCCAGCGCCAATGAAACCCGCCTGACACTTGTCGACGGTGGTGAGGATCTGCAGAACGTGCCCTACCACCCTCACTTGTTCCGGGAAAGAAATGTCGACGTGGTCTTCTCAATCGACTCTTCCGCCGACACAGATAGCAGCTGGCCGGACGGAGCATCCGCCATTGCCTCTTACGAACGTTCTTTGCAgagctccatctccaacggGACGGGATTCCCACCAGTCCCAGGCAAAGACACATTCATCAATCTGGGTCTCAACACAAAGCCAGTCTTCTTTGGCTGCAACTCGTCTAATCTGACGACCCCGTCGCCTCTCATCGTCTACATCCCCAACTACCCCTATATCTACCAATCTAATATATCGACTTTCCAAATGGCCATCAAGTCCGACGAGCGAGATGCCATCATCCAAAACGGCTGGGCGGTTGCCACACAACTCAACAGCACGCGAGACTCGGACTGGGCCGTGTGCGTTGGCTGCGCCATGCTCGCTCGCAGCTTTGAGCGGACCAAAACCACTGTGCCTGACAAGTGCCGCCAGTGCTTTACGCACTATTGCTGGAACGGAACACTGAACGAGACCAAGCCCGCGCCGTATGTGCCGAATCTCTACGGGAAGCCCATCCTTACGAAGAGCTCGGATGCTGCGAGTCAGGGGTTGAGtacgatgatgacgactaTGGGGCTTTTTGTTATGGCTGTTACGGCGTTCAATTTGTAA